aacaatttttaaaaaaaggcaagggcaactaaaaaagggaaaataagtaaataaataaaaaagaactgaacTTCATTGAAGTCAAGCCCAGCCAATGGTATAAATATCTGCTGGTCCTTATTTGCACATGCTGGAGCTAGGTAGAAGCATAACCCACCACAGCTGAGATGGCTAGAGATAATGGCAGAGCGCTGCTAATAGACATCATCCCCAAATGTGGCCTGCTAGTCAGTATAGGCTCAGACAAAAGACCTGCCTTCATCACCCAAATAGTCCATTCTGTTGACATATTGATTTAGATTTGTATGATTCAGTAACTGAGTATTTTTTGGCTATTCTTTTGACCATCAAGATATCTTCTTTGTTGAAAAGTCTGTCCAAGCTTCTCCCCATTTTCTAGTAGAGTTTTATTGATGATTTGTGAGCTCTTTAATAGTCTTATTGTCAGGCATTTATTGATGTATGATGTGTAAAAATCTCGAGTTCAGTAGAGTGCCCTTTTATTTTGGTGATGATTCATTTTACTATGCTAAACCTTTTCAATTTCAGTTCTATTGGCTGGTTTCTGGAGTTTTTATTTCCCTTATAGTTGTGCTAGAATCTTCAAAAACCTTTCAAAAGCAACCATCATGGATTGttctgataattgtttattttattttatgtatttcatgACTTGCAGTCTAATGTACCAGGCTTTGAACCACTGGAGCTGGGTTACTGCTGTGATTCTATTTAATTCATCTGCATATTTCAACTGAAGTTTCCCAGCATCACCCATTGAAGAAGCTCCTtatggacaggggtagatagcataatggttatgcaaagagactttcatgcctggtgttccaaagtcccaggctcaataccctgcaccaccataaaccagagctgagcagtgctctggtaaaaaacaaaaaaaaaaacaaaaacaaaaacagacactcCTTACTCTCTCCAGTGTTTTGGGGCCCCATTTCTATAGTTGTGAAGGTTTGggggggggtttgtttgtttgtttttctattatttatttatttattcccttttgttgccctttttattgttgtagttattattattgttgttattgatgtcatcattgttggataggacagaaagaaatggagagaggagaagaagacagagaggaggagagaaagatagacacctgcagacctgcttcaccgcttgtgaagtgactcccctgcaggtggggagccaggggctggaaccaggatcctatgctggtccttgcactttgcgccacatgcgcttaacccactacactactgcccaactccgttttgttttgttttgttttgttttgttttgttttgctttgttttgttttgtttttctgagctctTAATTCTGTTCCATTTATCTGTgcataaacatttttttcagtaCCATGCACTTTAGATTATTTCAACCCTATAATATAACTGGAAGTCAGAATATGAGGCACTTccatctttgttctttttttctcaggatTATTTTGGTGATTCTGGTTATTTTCTGGGAGTCGGTGTTTTCTTAGAATCCCAGCATGTGAATATTAACTTGAGAATTGGAAACTGCAAAAGAACCAAAACTAGACCTACAATAAAACCAAATATTCTGACTGTACAAAAATGTAATGTCTTTATGGCAGTGtatattattttccattttaactaGTACTATCATTCTACAGTGATAAAAcatatatttacaaaattatattagTGAACTTTCCATTGACACATCATTAatcaaaatcatttaaaaatacaaaaccaTTCATGTAAATTTTGTTGATACTGtattaaaatatacttaaaagCCTGATTTTCATAATTTAGTTTCTCAGTATGAATACAATAACAACTTCCTAAAAGTAAATATTAGTATCAGAGAAAGCTCTGCAGGTAGAGGTTGGTCTTGCACATCAGATCGCTTAGTTTGATCACTAGCACTACATGTACCAGACTGGTGTTCtggtttcttttccctttctcattttttctctcatgaaactctatcatatacaaaataaataaaaggacgaCTTTAAAAGTGGACATTAAAAGCATCAATAATAGCTTATCTCATTTAAGTTCTAGAACTTATAAAAAATGTCCCAAAGTTTCTTCATGGctgtcttcatttctttgttcCTCAACGTGTAGATAATTGGGTTCAAAATAGGGGTGACAATAGTGTAAAATATAGCAAGAAATTTATCCACAGAATGGTTACTGAAAGGCCAGATATAGATGAAGATACATGGACCAAAGAATAGAATCACCACCGTGATGTGAGCAGTCAAAGTGGAACGGGCTTTGGACTGCCCAGCAGAAGAGCGATTCCTGATAGCTACCAGGATGAGACTGTAGGAGATAAGCAAAACAGTGAAACAGCTTAAAGAGATCATCCCACTGTGGGCAACAATGACTATCTCTACAAAATATGTGTCTGTGCAGGCCAGCTTAGCGACCAGAGGGAGATCACAGAAAATACTGTCCACTACATTAGAACCACAGAAAGGCAAGTTCACTACAAAGGGTATCTGGAGCCCTGAATGAAGGAGACCTAAGAACCAGGAGGTAACTACCAGCaaaacacacacttttttgttcatAATGTTCATGTAATGTAGTGGCTTACAAATAGCCACGTATCTGTCATAAGCCATGGAGACTAAAAGAACCATTTCAACTCCTCCCAGGAAGTGAAgcagaaagatctgtgtaaagCATCCAGCAAAGGAAATGGTCTTCTGCTTTCGTAGCAAGTTAATGATCATCTTAGGGGTGGCAAAGGAGGCAAGGGTGATATCCACAAAAGAGAGGTTCCCAAGGAGAAAATACATAGGGGTATTCAGATTTGACACACAAaaaactgcaaccacaatgaGAAGGTTGCCCAAAACAGTGGCCACATAAACAACtgagaaaaatacaaagagaagAATCTGAATGTTCTCAGAGTCTGTCAGTCCTAGCAAAACGAATTCTGATACTCTGGACTGGTTTAATAGTTCCATGAACTCCATGAGTAGCTTGTTATGGAATGACCTGTAGAGAGAAATAGGAACATACTAATGTCATGAAAGTtgccaagattttttttattgattgtaTCTCTTAATCATATCATTTAACTTTGAAATGTATTGTTAATTTGTGTTAACACTAAAGCATTCAAGAATTAGCCTTTTAATAAGTCTTGACTCTTCTAAACAGCCTAGGAACTCATGAAATAGGCTTAATCTTGATAGATCAATGAATATActaagatctttcagaacttcatgTTTATGTAGAAGATAGAATTGTTGATAAGACAAAGGCATTCTCCAGAacttatttcttcatttacttaTCTATGCATTTATTTTGCCATAATGTTAATCACTGGTGCCAAGTACCTCCATGACTCCACTGCCTTGGATGACTATTTTACTCTTTTTCCTCTGTCTTGATAGAAGTtgaaagacatggagagaggacagagtgaagagagaaagagacagagagaaggagagacaactgaaacactgcttcatcactcatgaagctttcctgcacaagtggggaccaagagcttgaaagtAAATCCTTGTGCCCAGTAACCTGTGTCCTCTACTGGATGCACCATCAACCAGCCCCTACAACCCGATTAAAGTTTAATTTTTGAATGAATCTGTGAGTTATGATTTGTTCCAAACTAGTTTAagaatttccatttttttatttttttaattcctttattaggaaattgatgttttacatttgtcagtaaatacaatactttgtacatgcataacatttcccagttttccatataacaatacaacccccactaggtcctctgtcatcctttttggacctgtattctcctcccatccaccccagagtcttttactttggtgcaatatgccaattccagttcaggttctacttgtgttttttttttttttttatcactctttcaaagaaccaacatttacttttgttgacttttgtacagttttcttattttcaatgttattgatttctgccctaacaatagtgatttctgtccttctggttgctttagggttcctttcttcttctaggtctttaagatgtacagtcaggctgtttatatgtgctttttcttgtttcctaatgtgtgcttgtacagcTATGAGCTTTCCTCTCAGTGCTaacttagctgtgtcccaaatattttgatagcttgtatcttcattttcattgaactctcaaaacattttgatttcttcctttattttctttttgacccagtagttgttaagtagtatactattGAGCTTcgacattttgggactcttactaatcttttgttgattgttaagtgttagtttaattccactgtggtctgagaagatgcttgggatgatttcaatgctcttgaatttgctgatgctgtctttgtggcctcacatatggcctgtccttgagaatgacccatgtggacttgagtaaaatgtgtattccattttcttgggatgaatgactctgaaaatgtccaatagttctagtttatctgtctcctcatttagctccctcatgtctttattgattttctgcctgaatgatgtGTCAActtgaaagagtggggtgttgaagtcccctactatgactgtgttgctgttaatatattgctttagtgctttcagtggatgtttgatgtatttagatggattctcattgggtgcatagatattaataattgttaagttattGAACATTAATTGTTAAGCTCTGAACATTAAGCaggtccatccctatctttttaaattttatgtattataaagtctatcatgtcatatatgagaatagctgttcctgcccttttctgtgggccatttccttgtatgatagctttccatcctctcactttgagtctgtgtttgtcttgctgagttagatgggtttcctgtagacacatattgttggattgtgttttctgacccatcttcctactctgtgcctttttaataggtgaattcaggccattgacatttgttgatatcagagattgaagatattttaatgccattcttgtagatttttagagtgttctggtgtATGGcgtatttatgatggtctgactgtttatagaagacctttcagaacttctttcatggaaggcttgttgatggttgcttccttcaactgttgcttgtctgagaaggttttcatgcccccatctagtctgaatgacagtctagtctagcaggatacagtagtcttggttgaaagccgttttcattgagcacttgatagttttatctttccattctcttctggcctgtagtgtttgtgtggagaagtcagctgctaatcttatgggttttcctctgtaggtgactcttggcttttctcttgcagccttcaggatcctttctttatccttattccttttcattctaaagatgatgtgccttggtgtctttaagtctgggttaattctgtttgggaccctctgggtttcttgaattttttatgtcttttatgttgactagattagagaagttctcagctattatgtcctgaagaatgctttcttcccctccttctctttcttcctttgctaagccaataatgtgcatatcatttcttttgaagtcatcccataggtctctattattgttttcagaatctcttaatctctttttgagatctcttacttctttactagttgtttctaatttgcccttgatcttgctaattctgtcttcagcctcatttattctattctctctagagttcctctattttgttaccctgttctgatactgttttatcttgttcagctagttgtgttcttagctcagctatttcagctttaagctctctaataaccttgagataactagtgttttcttccagggtctcatttgttgtttctacatttctgatgacaattctttcaaattcgttactcactcctgtgattatttctttaactagtgtttggctTTTGATCTCATTActttgtgtttcaacctttggggggcttttagctagactcttgtcctggttcatttctccaatatttctttttgttggtttaaccattttatatagtatgttatgatgtccctctcttgttacttttcaaattactgatcactcttgcctgggttgacttgtatctaaattaggtaattaaagggttcacagttgtggagattgatagttgtttcaatagtattttaatccctgagttggagctcagtggcttaaaagcttttgttctttttcttctctgtaggctatgggagcctgagggcttttaaattataaataggcttcttggcttaatcactgcctcctgtccaagagataaagcagggtggggcagagataatccagtggttatgcaaagagactttctcacTTCCCAAAATAACCACGATAGTTTTCACATGTCTCAGAAACAGTTTGGGtgatttgtttgcttgcttgcttttttatgGTTTGTTTGCAAGCATATATATCAGTTCTCTGGGCTCCACATGAGTGAAAACATCAGGTAGTtgtcctttttctctttgtttatttcactaggcataatcacctgcagcttcatccattttgtccaaaaggatacaatatcatcttttttattgctgaataatattcagtggaatatgtttcccatagcttctttatcctGTTCTTCTTGGTCTGCTTGCACTCTTTCACAGCTgtaaataatgctgctatgaacatgggtgtagatATGTCTCTATAGATAAGTATTTGTGTGTCCTTTggttaaatgcctaagagtggtattgctagttCAAatagtaatttcatttttatttgtttaaagactctctACACTGTCTTCCAAAGGTGCTGCAGTTTGCATTCCTAAAAGTGTAGCAAAGTTCCTTTTTcttacaacctctccaacacctgtgaTGTCCTGATTTGTTAATATAAGCtgctctctcaggtgtgagatggtatctcagtgtagttttaatttgcatttctctaatgagaagtaaatggaacatttcttcatgtgtatgtgggccatgtgtatctgttCTTTGTAAAACTGTCTCTTCAGTTCTTTGAcccactttttaattgttttttctttttgtttgaaaaGCTGTATCAGTTCTTTATAGACATTTGATATCAATCATCTGTCTGATGTGTGATCTGTAAATATCTTTTCCCTGTTACTGAGTTGCCTGATTAGCCTTtgatagttttcttttgatgtagaaaagctttttaatttgatatagtcccatttatttactcttgttttcatttcacatgcccaTGGACTTGAGTCTCCAAATGTGTCTTTGATGTTAAGATCCTACAatattttgccaatattttctgaTATAAATTTTAGAACTTCTGGTTTGATATCTAGATTCATTTTGACCTGATTTTTGTTCATGTTAGATAAAAATCTAGTTCTATTTTGCTACATATAGCAGTCAAAttcttccaacaccatttgttgaagtagCCTTCTTTTCCTCACTGAATAGTTTTGActtctttgtcatatattaaaTGGCTATATATGTGTGgtcttatttctgggttttcaattccaTTAAATTGATCCAGGTTTCAATTTTCATTCCAGtaccattcttttttaattacaattGTTTTGTAATATAAACCAAAGCAAGGGAATGTGATGactcaatttttatcttttatcttctttctttcattcttcctttttttttttttgtcaaaagtGCTTTGGCTATTCATTATTTaccatttttggttttgtttttgttttgctttgttttgtttgtgattcCACACAAAGTTTTGGACAAGCTGTTCAATCCTTGAAAAATGTcactgggatcttgatagggattgcaatgaaactgtagattgcttttgatAGAAtgacattttaataatgtttattcatccaatccaggaacaaggaatgttcctccacttctgtgtgtctctttatctttGATCAACATTCTATAGTTTTCcttgtaaaggtccttcaccttcTTTATGAGGTTCAttcagaagtattttttttttagttctgtaAATGGAATTAAGCTCTTTAACTCCATTTCTTCTAATTCATCATTTATATACAGAAATGCTAATAATTTGTGGGTATTAATTTTGTATACTGCTACTTTCCTTAATTTAGTAatcccagtagtttttttttacttgaatctGTGTGATtctctgtatactatcatgttgtcggcaaataatgatagtttgatttcttcctttacaaTCTGTATACTTTTGATGTCTCTTCCTTGCTTGGTGGCAATAGTGAAGACCTCCAGGACTTTGTTGAATAATAATAGTGGTaatggacatccttgtctagttccaGATTTTAGGGGGAGTGCTTTCTGCTTTTCCTCCTTGCGGATAATGTTAGCTGTTGGTTTATTATATATGAACTTCATCATGTTGAGAAATTTTCCTTCTGTCCCTAATTTCTGAAGGGTccttatcataaatggatgttgaagGAAAATCTATTTTAATTTTGAAACAGACTTACAGTTTTGTTCAGAAAATATAAGCCTGCTCTGGATAAATACAACAGTGAGTTCTAGATCAGTATAGATTGCTGCCATAACCTCTATTCATATATGTGCAAAATAATACTTATCTGATCATTTATGTGTACATTTTGGAGTCCTGAGACTTCAACACTGACAATATTGTTAAACTACGTGGTCCATTCTAGGGtcttctgctgctgctgttattgaagctgctggtggtggtagtggcagtggtggtggtaatAGTAGTAGTCATGAGTGTGTATTGCTGCAAATTTTCTACCTATAGTGCAAAGTAGAGCAGTTTGTCACTATGACAGACAGACAATTTAATAACATTATTTCTGTGTGCTTATAATTAAGGTGCTAGATAAATCAATATTACTTGGGAAGGACATTAGGTAAAGATAGATGGTGGAGATGAAAAAACAGCTCTTCCAagaaattacagatgccagaacgccaccttctgtaacccataaagaattttttggtccatacttccagaggaagagaaatgttaggggtaagattccagttccatcaggacccagacagaGAAGATGTAAAAAGACAGAATAGGATTTCTGAGAGGTGTGCTCATGGAATAACTGGGTCCAAAtaacctctcctcccaaaacaactgGGACCAAAATCacttctcctcccaaaacaacaaataaatacaagagacctaactgaagtcataatgtacagctgaaagttctgcagcctcaagtGGGTGCTCAGGTGCATTTGGAGCAAAAAGGGGCACAGGTGTGGGTTGAActgcaaagtcaaatcagagctctgggcagcTCTGAGCTGCACtattttggcaatttcactttaagcgcagcaagcaagtaaaaaaaaaaaaaaagcaagttccTAGTGTCAGAAGAAAAGAGACGGgcggcttaaaacctctcagacTTTGACTCAGGTGGGgggttagccttctgaatttaaggcaaggacacaacataaaacagggcatttgtgaccacaagacaacccaaagcaaccaccctccccgccccatcccatcctccaccagtacaaacaagagaaacctagagatcacaatagcaccacctgctggccatcagtaACTAGCACAAGaaatgcacaagcagagaaaTAGCCAACTATGtcatatcagccagacagaaatgaaagaggaaatccaagaaattacagatttagagagactctcagagacagactacacagagctcattatgaggactttccaagaatttaagcaagaatttaaaaagcatgttactatggaattaaaacacacaagagaggaactAAGATTCTTCAAATCTGGAAGGAAGAAAGTAGTAGGAAGTAGAAGCACACATTCAAAAGAAATtatctccaatctagaagatatggTCATCCcattctttcaattcaaagatgagagagagatatggttcagaaagactgaggCAACTCTCGGTGAAATTACAGGCTCCATCAAAAGatcgaatataagagtgataggtatatctgagtaGGAAGACAAGACCAAAGgctcagagtccattttcagagcaatttttgctgagaacttccctcacttaggaaatcatcagaacattctcatccaagaggcagaacgatcacccagatttataaatacaaaaagaccaacgccaaggcacattattgtaaaactatcaaaagtcaatgacaaggaaaattttttctggctgctagggaaaggaaagaagttacatacaaaggcagagctataagatttctcttcacaaactctagatgcaaggagagagtggaatgacatattcaaagttctaaaggagagggaattccagccacgaatattgtatcctgcaaaattccttcaaatatgagggaggaataaaggttttctcaaatattcaagaactaaaggagtttggcacaatcaaccccaccttacaagagcTACTGAACCaaatcccacaagaaaggaggaagcaaagaaatacacgtttcaaacaccaagttgcagatgatatcatgacatcaacctgacttgccCTGACATATGACGGcaccaatgtactctggaaccccacctctccagagccctccctcagtagagaaagatagggacaggctggaagtatggatcaacctgtcagtgcccatgttcagtgtagaagcaattacagaaaccagacctcccaccttctacaccctataatgaccctggatccatactcccagagagataaagaataggaaagcttccaatggaggcaatgggatatggaattctggtggtgagaaatgtgtggaatttcacccctcttattctctggttttgttgatattttctatttttattttataaataaattaaattttaaaaagaaaaaaaaaagaagcaagcaaactgtaagacttgtgagacctATAGTGATCATCTTTGGGAAGTCAAAGCATGGGGATGCAGAACTGTAGTACTGGGtatgatgtgaaattataccctgtaatcttacaattttgtggcCTATTATTagtcataaataaaaatgaaaataaaaaataatattcagaagtagtaatagatgtaggtctgacttagaaaggtaagGCAagacaatggggaaaaatgggcagatagatagacagatagataaataatagtcaacccatatctgccacctttggagaactactgcagtttctaatagtGGGAATAGTGATATAAAACTCTGATGGTAGTGTGAAAAGGTAGTAAAGTAGATTAAGAATGATAAAGATTTCAATTTTATATTATAACATAGTAGCTCTAAATTGCAGATAAAGATTCTAAGGTGATAGTCAACAAAAGCATTTAAAACTGAAATACAATGTTAAATTCAATAGAAATAAGTGGCACAGTATAAGCAGATGTTACAAACTATCAATATACTTTTCTGTTCATCATCAGCTGCAGAACTGAAATAAAGCTGTTTCAATTTctactgataaaaaaaaactctagtggtagggaatgatgtggaattatagacctgttatcttataatttcgtatattaatattaagtcacaggtagatagaaaaatggttaagcaaagagactctcatgcttaagggtccaaagtcccaggttcaatctcccgcacctccataagccaaggctgagcagtactctggtaaagaagaaataaaataaaataaaataaaataaaataaaataaaataaaataaaataaaatgataatgaaaTAGTAACTAATAAAATTGTATGTTAAAAGAGCTCTGCCTGAAACAGCTTTCTTAgcttttagatatttttaaataataaaattaagtgaTAGAGCTCAAAATTTAAGGTCCTTTTCATGTCTCTGAATTAATGGATCTATTATCAATAGATCTGCTATTATGCTTTATAGAACTGTCACACTAGCCCCATTTTAGACTTTTACTTATGAGATAGTTTAATTCTAATTATTGATCAGCTCATATATAAATGTCATATGCAAAAATTTTGTCAAAAGTTTCTCTGTAGTAGCTGTTTTACTTTCTTCCTTAGGTAGTATATTCCAAGTATATGTGTTCATTGCACTGGTTTGCTCCCAGAAGCTGAAAACTGTCCACTATATATTCTTGTCATTCAGTTTCAAGACATTTAgcaattgttttatattttaaaacttcaAAATATGTGGAACGTTTGAATCTAATATCTAATCAGAAAATTGTTATCTATGCATTATTAAGTATTCATggtagttaaaaaaaatgaaacaacaaaTGTCCTACAATTGGGAATTATTTCCTTAAAATTATAGAAATCTTAAGTCTTAGGACCAGGGAGCTAGAAAAGAGGTTGTTCACATGCTCAAAaggctctaaatatatatatatcactgacaaaaccataggataagaggggtacaactccacacaattcccaccaccagaactctgtatcccatgcacttccttgatagctttcctattctttaaccctctgggaatatgacccaaggtcattatggggtgaagaaggtggaaggtctggcttctgtaactgcttccccgctgagcatgggtgttgacaagtaggtccatactcccagcctgcctttctctttccctagtggggtggggttctggggaagcagagctccaggacacattggtgaggtcatctgtccagggaagtctggttggcatcatgcta
This DNA window, taken from Erinaceus europaeus chromosome 16, mEriEur2.1, whole genome shotgun sequence, encodes the following:
- the LOC103127970 gene encoding olfactory receptor 4K17 — encoded protein: MEFMELLNQSRVSEFVLLGLTDSENIQILLFVFFSVVYVATVLGNLLIVVAVFCVSNLNTPMYFLLGNLSFVDITLASFATPKMIINLLRKQKTISFAGCFTQIFLLHFLGGVEMVLLVSMAYDRYVAICKPLHYMNIMNKKVCVLLVVTSWFLGLLHSGLQIPFVVNLPFCGSNVVDSIFCDLPLVAKLACTDTYFVEIVIVAHSGMISLSCFTVLLISYSLILVAIRNRSSAGQSKARSTLTAHITVVILFFGPCIFIYIWPFSNHSVDKFLAIFYTIVTPILNPIIYTLRNKEMKTAMKKLWDIFYKF